Genomic window (Cryptococcus deuterogattii R265 chromosome 7, complete sequence):
TTCCAAAAGAATACCTATACTCCTTAAAGGGCATACCTAAATGACAAATTCTCAACATCTGTTCTATCCGAAAAATCTCCCTGGTCATTCTCCGTCCCCTTCCCCATTTCCGCTTGTAAGCTATCCCTCCTCTTATTCTCGTACACATAATAACTCCTCAGACAAAACCCCAGCGGGATCGTTGCTGCAAAACATACCATACAAGCGAGCATTCCACTACGGTATGGCGGAGATTCGGCCGATTTCCAGAAGAAGTGACCGGCGATGTTGCCAAGGGCGTAGGCGATGAAGACCATGGCACCGATGATGATTCGTTTGGTGTAGCCGGCGACGTTAGCGCCTGGGGCAGCGATGCAGATACCGAGGGAAGCGACGTATGATCCGAGGATGTAGTAACCAAACACTATGAAAGTTTGAATATAATAACTTACGAGCCATGTGACGGCAAGAGATGCGGATGAAGGGACTTACAAAGGGCACCGCTGTTACGCGTCTTATATTGGATGATAACGCCGACCAAACTGGGGAGCATATACGCCATGAGAACGTAGAGTCGGGCATTGGGGAATTTTCGAGCGATGATGGCGCCagagagggggaagaggaccTGTAAGACAGCCTGTGGAAGACCCATAAGGATGGTTTGGAAAGAGGTGTATCCGTATGATTGAAGCTATACACAATGACTAAAATCAATATGGAGATAGAGGAACAGAAAGATAATGCCCACAATCAAATGAAGGAAATTGCCAATACCGCCGTTGGGTAAACTGAGAGACATGACTATGAGAAAGTAAGACCACCCTTGTGGGCAGATCCAAGGACAAAGTGCTTCCTTGACTTGATACCATTTGATTGCCTTACTGCCCAAGGATGATCTGTTGGTTCTTACACGCTCCAACGCTATGCGTTTCTCGTGAGCATAAAGAATCTTGCATGTTTGGGGGTTTTCAgggcagagaaggagaaagataaTGCCAAAGATGACGGTGATGGCACCACTATACTACAAAAGTTAGTCTTGTATCATTACTTGATGTatggggaaaggagacgtacttgaagatgaaaatcCAGGCCCAGTTGGGAATGTTGTCCACATGGATATGTCCTATCCCAAAACTAACCAACGCGCCGATAAAAGATCCCAACCCATTACAGCAATACCATAAACCGATTCGTAAAGGCTGTTCCTCGCGTTTGTAGAATCGACtgatgagaagaacgaaACCAGGGGTGACGAGAGCTTCAGAGCAGCCCAACAGGATACGGATAGCAGCGGCACCTCCGAAAGAACGAGGGGCAGCCATGCACATCAGGAGACCGCCCCATATGACAATTGATGTTCCCATAATtttggagagaggaaaaCGTTGCAGGATGTATCTGTACATGTGTCAGGAGTACAAAGTCAAGAAAGATCAAGGGAGGGAGGGACTCACGATCCAGGGAATTCAAAGAACAGATAACCAATGAAGAAACAACTTCCTAACCAAGAATATTGGGCCCCTATGAGGTGGAGATCTGTGCGAAAAGTAAAAACTGCGGCATAACTCATAGCACTTCGGTCAATGTACTGTAATGTGTAGGCAATCATGGTAAGCGGCAACAGTAACTACAAAGACTTTCATCAGCCGTGACATCTAGTAATAAGGGCTCAAATAACTCGCACAGTCCAACTTTCGAAGCACTCTCCTGTTGTCCTCGGGCGTGACATCGATGATAGGTAAGGCATCAAAAGAGATTCCTTCACTCTTTTCCGAGTCGTCAAGCACATGAGAACGTGCTGACTCTACtcttttcaaactctccatttcctcctgTCCCTCGAAGTATGACACAGCCGCCTCTTGAAATCCCATAGCGTATGCCTTTTCTTCAGTTAATGACCCGCTCATTGTGGATGTTGTGATATACTCAGACTCTGGATTGCTTGTGCTGAGGAAGCGACCAGTGTGAGTGGGGGAACAGGCAATCTATATAAACATTACGCTTGGGAATGAGGCGTATCAGCTGATAATCGATTGATTTGAGCTGGCGACGGCGGAATAGGGCtagaggagggagaataAGGAGAGAAACTGCCCAAGAACAAGCCACACGATAAGCACAGAGAGGATAAGTCCCAAATCCCCAAATCCCCAATCCCAAATCTCTTTCAGTTTGTTGTCCCAAAGAACTGCCCAAAAAGGAGGTTCGACCGGGATATTATTTTGTAGGCAGCCTGTGGCCAGCTTTAGGGGGCGTATAAATGAGCCCTTTACAGTCGATGACAAGTAGTGTGCCCAGTCCGAACAAACCTACCGCCAGACATGCTCTATGCGCGACCGCCTAGGTCTTGGTAAGCCCACAAAGAACCCGTTCTTCGCCGTCATCAACATCCCATCCGACTATCCTCTCGTCCCCACGTGAAAGGCCCTTTCGCCAGATCAATAATCAAGCATAGTATCCATACAAATTTGTGCTATGCTTTATACAAGACAACTATCTGAATAGTAGAAAAGAATCTTTTTTGTGTACAACGTCAAAATCCCCCGTTATCCGGTACAGCTCCAAATTATCTCGTCCCATACGACAATCCCGAGGCTTGTGGATGCAGAAAATGCGTTTGCTGAGGCTGCTCTTCCTGACCGCCCGCCCCTTCATTCACCCACTGTACTCCCGAACCCTCCATCCATGGAAAGTCAGCCATCAAGAAATCGAGCTCATTGCCCAAAGCATTGGTCAATGCTGTATTAAGTGACGTTGTGCCCGAACTCATGTTTTGCAACATTGGATCAATGACTGTCTGCCCACTGGTTGGCTTGAGCATACTGCTGCCTGACGTGAAGGATGGAGCCGATCCCGGTTCCTGCGAGGGAGGTCGAGGAAGGTATTGGTTGAGCCGTCGAAGGTAGTATGCGTGAAGAGCGGGGGAGTCATGGGGATAGGCCGAAGCTCCTTCAAGGGCATCGGCAGTTTTACGTATAAGGCGGCGACAGTGTTCGATTTCGACGGTTTCAAATTTATAAGGGTGTTGGCCACGACACAGCTGAGTTGGATGAGCGATCGCTACTAATGATATGACCACCATCAACTTACAGTGGACAAAAGTGTAGCCGCATATAAAGCAAAATGCAGAAACGTATCCGACGCAAACGTCAACTGTTGCCTATCAAGCCCCTCAAACCGTACCAAGACTGTGGTAGCAGCGTTCAAACAATGGTGGAAAGCGGGTATCGAGCTAGGTGCACCGAGGTCTAGCTGATCTTCAGGTGGCAGTCGGAGCGTCTGATTCacgatgaggaggttgagattGAGACGTAAAGCAGACGTCCATATACGAGGCTTGTTAACGTGGCTCGATGTCCCGCCGACTGCAGCGTTGTCAGCTATAATTTCAGACTGAGTCAGATTGTGACTTACCATCAATGATATCCCTAATCCAGGCTTCAGAAGTGACATCCCAATCTTGATTCATTGTCCTTGTCAAAAGCGACAATGATAGAGCACTTCTATATGCCGGTTCGTCAGGCCCTGACCCGACTAGCAAATCACGATAATGCAAGTATTTGCGTCGCAATTCCGTCGAACAGACTAATTGGGAGtctcgaagaagagtttcAGGGCGGCTTCGTTTAAGCCAGTGATGGCTGTTGAGAGTTAGCGATCGATTTCTCACTGATCTAAAGTAAAACTCACGCCGTGGCCACCAGAGGATCATTTTGCAGTATCAACATCGGTTGTCGGAACTGCatgttgaagatggagttgaCAAAGAACAAACACAACCAAACTCGTTGTCTTAATCTAACACATTGCAATTCTTTCTCGGTCATCCGATCACTTTCAGACTTGGGTGGGATTCTACCCAAGTTGAGCTCTTTACCCATCAAAATAGCCTATAGATTGTTAGGCAAAAATTGCAGATAGCAAAGATGACCTACCCTGCTGACATAATACCCGGctttatcatcatctggctCTTTATGCAGAGACAGGATGACCATCGCTCGCACAGTATTGATATCCGCGATAGCCTCCGCGAATGACCAAGTCAGATGGTCTCTAGCAAGAACAAGTATTTGTTGGTGCACTGATTGAGCTGATTCCGGAGACACTGTTTGGCCGCTGGGGGATACTGAGGAAAGGTAGCGAGACATGATGCAGACTAGCTGTGTCAGCATGGTCTTGTACGGTGTAAAGCCCGACTCACGAATCGCAGTATACAAGAAAGGCGACGTCTCTCTGACATAGCTGTGGGTATGAAAACTAGGGTCTAGCATGGGAAGGGAGGTGTTCATATGCGTCAAATACCTAAGCAGTGTCAGCCCAGATTGCAGCCCCAGAGATACCAGCTTACAGATGAAACAAAgctctcccctcctcctctgtcACAAATCCAGCTCTTATAGGATCATCCACAAGTTCTGGCCCTTTTTGAGCAGCAGCTCTTAACTTTTTTCTAGAACTTTCGccatctgcctcttcttccaacagCTCGTCTGGtccctcttcatctacagAAGCATCCTCATCTGACTCCTCACCGAGCATATGCCGTAAAGACATTTGATGGCCATGTCCATGATACGCTCCATGGTCATTCTCACGCCATCCTGACTGTTTTCTGGGGCGGGCCAGCTCAGCCGGCTCAGTCGATATAAAAGGGAATCGGGGGTCGCCAAAGGAATGCGGTAAACTCTGAGGTGGTGTCCGTTCTCTTGGCAATGCGCATTCTCCTCTGGAtgatccttctccattcgATCCTTGATCTATCAAACCGCCATTCAACAACGGCACTCTTATTCTTGATAAGTTCTTTTTGATCATTTCTGCATCCTTTAATAACGACGCGCGACTCACGGATGCTTGCGTTTTCTCCCACGATTATGCTTCTGAAATTCACAAGTCAGACTCATACGCTCACATCTTGAGCATGGATAGAGATGATTGGGATCGTCTGGTCGTGGGTTGCATCGGATCTTGATAAGGCGAGTTAGCTCGGCATAATTGATCGACAAAAAGCACACACCTTGTGGCGGCGACACTCTGTACAGGCTTCTCTGCCTCTTTCAACCTTGGAAGCTTTGCGCTTTGTTTCTGGGCTGTCTTCTTCAGGCTGCATCTGTGCGGAATGAGTGTgagaaaagcaaaaataataaatatGAGGGACGAATCAGAACGTTATCGAAGGTTAGCGTATGCACTCCCGCGGGAAGGCCAGATCCCCGACTGCAAGTGAACAAACAACCGTGGGACCGGCTGAACACAAGGTATACATCTATAAGACATTGCCATGATATGGGAAGATGCACTCTTTTTTGCCTCATTCAAAGTGCCAACTAGGCAGAGGAAATGCATGAATTTTAATGCATGCATGACATCTCGTTTCATTCGCAAATCCCTTATCTGGCTCGGCACAAACCTCACGCATGCCGGATATGCTCGTCGCTCGGCTATTTAGAGCTCGGAATCGCCGAACATCGCTTGAATGACTCGCTGGCAAGGTATTAAACAGCTCCTGACCTATTTTGGCAACGCCCAGTTTTGACATTTTCGACTcacccatcctctcttctacTATCACACAAACTATCGTGATGTCCTTTGATGCAGTAGTTATTGGCTCCGGGGGTAAGTTATCTCGTCCCGTACAGACCTCAGCTGATGTTCACAGTCATTGGCCTCTCTATCGCCAGAGAACTGGACAACCGTGGATTAAAGGTTGCCATGGTAGCTCGTGACCTCGCTGAAGACAGCCTCAGCGTAGGCTTTGCCAGTCCTTGGGCTGGCTGCAACTGGTATTCTTTCGCAGAAGGTGGTACCCCCGCTGCCGAATGGGACGCAATCACTTTCAGCAAGCTTGCCAAACTGGCCGAGGACCACCCCGACCTTTGTGAAAAAATCCCCTTCTGCTCTGTATGGGATCTTCCCAAGAGTGATTCCGAGAGTGAGCCTTGGTTTAAAGATCTGGTGTTTGAAGTGAGTCGTCACTTCTGCCATTGCTTGCACTTGCATGCTGACATTCGTTGCAGTACAAAAAGCTCAAATCGACTCCCGGCCAGCATCTGGCAGGCGGCAAGAAGTTTGGCTACTCCTTCAAGTCTTACGTCCTTCACGCTCCCAATTACATCCGTCATCTCAGTTCAGAGATCCGTGCGCGAGGCATCCCCATCCATCGCTACCGACTCTCTTCCATCGACGAAGCTTACAACCTTCCAGGTATTGGCAAAGTCTCCCTCGTCGTCAACGCTAGCGGCCTCGGTGCCAAGTCTCTCATTGGAgtagaggatgaaaaagtCTATTCAGGTCGTGGTCAGACGGTGCTCGTACGCGCGCCCGGTTTCAAGGCTTGCATCATGCACACTGAAGGTTTTTACGCCGACCTCGATGAGAGTGGTCGAGAAATCACCCCTCCACCCCCGGCCTACATTATCCCTCGTCCCGGCCCTGAAGGCCATGTCGTCCTCGGAGGTGTCTACCAAAAAGACAACTGGTCTACTCTCCCCGACTTGAAAGAGGCGGAGCGTATCCTCAAAGACTGCTACAACCTCGCGCCTGAGCTCGCAGGCCCGAACGGCAAGTCGTGGAAGGATATAGAAATCATTTCGCACAATGTGGGACTAAGACCTGCCCGAGAGGGTGAGCCCAGGCTGGAAATTGAGGAACGAGAAGTTGGTACAGGTGCAAACGGGGGCAACGGGTATGAGGTCGCTCCCAAGTTTGGCTGTGAAggcgagaggaggaaagttGCGGTTGTGCATGCTTATGGTATTGGATCTGCAGGGTAAGTCTCGGTTTGATGTAACGTCATTTGGCTGATATTATCACAGCTTTCAAGCGAGTTTGGGTATGGCCGAAAAAGCTTCTGATCTCGTTGAAAAGTATCTATCAGGCAGGCGCACGTCAGCGAAATTATAGACTGCgctgttttcttttttggaATTTTGAAGCAATTATTAACATGCAAACGTAAATCAAATACACATTATATTACCTAGTCTATTGTACAATCTATGTGCATTATTTGCTAGGCCAGTTTGTCTACTCGAAAAATTTGACAATGTCTTTCAACTCGTACAACTTTACCCCTCCCTTCGGGTAACAGATATAGGTTAGATCGCCGCTCACACCAAACTTCTCCCTAAATCCTGCCTTCTTGTCCAACGACAAACTCTTAACAATACTCCTATAAGTCCTCTCCATAAAGGTCGCTCGGAGACCTCGAATACCGTGCTTGGTCACTAAACTCTCAGATACTGCAGTACCAAAAGTAACCGGTTCACCTGGAACGGCAGACAAAGCAGCTTGGACGGTGCACTCGATAGCGTCGTGTGGAGAACCGGGGAAATCGAGAGCCCACTTAAGCTGGTATCCCTTTGAAGGCGCAAGACGAGCAAGAACGACAAGGGTGTCGATGGTTTGCTCACCCTTCTTGCTGTTGGGCTCGTTATTCTCGCCCATTTCATTTGCGTTGTGGTCAGATTGGGCAACAAAGTACCGTCTGTGCTCTGTATCTTTCCAAGGGGCGACCTCTGTAAGATGTACCTGCTTACCCTTGCGATCTCTCCCTGCGCTCCATTCTTCGATCCTCACATCACACTTCTTCTGAATTTCCTCTGTGGGCTCTACCTCTCTGACATTGAAcactcccttcttctgcgcGGAGCTTTGGACGACGCTAGGGTCTGCCTTGTCGGAATTACTTCGCTGCTCCTGAGTACAACTCAATGCTCGCCACCCAAACTCATATACTAAAAtgtccatcatcatctcagAGACCAGTAACCACACGGGTTTCATCTTAACCTCGCCG
Coding sequences:
- a CDS encoding allantoate permease encodes the protein MSGSLTEEKAYAMGFQEAAVSYFEGQEEMESLKRVESARSHVLDDSEKSEGISFDALPIIDVTPEDNRRVLRKLDCLLLPLTMIAYTLQYIDRSAMSYAAVFTFRTDLHLIGAQYSWLGSCFFIGYLFFEFPGSYILQRFPLSKIMGTSIVIWGGLLMCMAAPRSFGGAAAIRILLGCSEALVTPGFVLLISRFYKREEQPLRIGLWYCCNGLGSFIGALVSFGIGHIHVDNIPNWAWIFIFNGAITVIFGIIFLLLCPENPQTCKILYAHEKRIALERVRTNRSSLGSKAIKWYQVKEALCPWICPQGWSYFLIVMSLSLPNGGIGNFLHLILQSYGYTSFQTILMGLPQAVLQVLFPLSGAIIARKFPNARLYVLMAYMLPSLVGVIIQYKTRNSGALLFGYYILGSYVASLGICIAAPGANVAGYTKRIIIGAMVFIAYALGNIAGHFFWKSAESPPYRSGMLACMVCFAATIPLGFCLRSYYVYENKRRDSLQAEMGKGTENDQGDFSDRTDVENLSFRYAL
- a CDS encoding D-amino-acid oxidase translates to MSFDAVVIGSGVIGLSIARELDNRGLKVAMVARDLAEDSLSVGFASPWAGCNWYSFAEGGTPAAEWDAITFSKLAKLAEDHPDLCEKIPFCSVWDLPKSDSESEPWFKDLVFEYKKLKSTPGQHLAGGKKFGYSFKSYVLHAPNYIRHLSSEIRARGIPIHRYRLSSIDEAYNLPGIGKVSLVVNASGLGAKSLIGVEDEKVYSGRGQTVLVRAPGFKACIMHTEGFYADLDESGREITPPPPAYIIPRPGPEGHVVLGGVYQKDNWSTLPDLKEAERILKDCYNLAPELAGPNGKSWKDIEIISHNVGLRPAREGEPRLEIEEREVGTGANGGNGYEVAPKFGCEGERRKVAVVHAYGIGSAGFQASLGMAEKASDLVEKYLSGRRTSAKL